A single genomic interval of Penicillium psychrofluorescens genome assembly, chromosome: 2 harbors:
- a CDS encoding uncharacterized protein (ID:PFLUO_002563-T1.cds;~source:funannotate): MQDSGRDCDTQSLTDSVTDYPIENGRRYHKYHEGAYIYPNDEQELDRLDMQHHMFKMIQNGNLFHAPLDNPKRILDVGTGSGIWPIEMAALFPEAEITGTDLSPVQPTEVPENVDFLIDDATEEEWLWDKNHFDFIHTAHMIGAMPSFKKLLRQTYKYLKPGAYIECQEVDPKPKCDDNTMPPENPDGYSAFALHDWFDLNMRSCQDADPPRQFRIAHRIEKWMKETGFVDVQQHVYKVPTNPWPTDDGMKRIGSWSESNWLEALSGWSYKPFTALGWSKPEIEVFLVDVRKSIQNRNVHAYMDYYVVTGRKPLSNETPSPASSSR; this comes from the exons ATGCAGGACTCGGGCCGTGACTG TGACACGCAGTCACTGACTGATAGTGTGACGGACTACCCTATTGAGAACGGAAGACGGTATCATAAGTACCATGAAGGAG CCTATATCTACCCCAATGACGAGCAAGAGCTGGATCGTCTAGATATGCAGCACCACATGTTTAAAATGATACAAAATGGCAACTTATTTCATGCCCCGCTTGACAATCCAAAGCGCATTCTCGACGTTGGCACTGGTTCTGGAATATGGCCAATCGAGATGG CGGCTTTGTTCCCCGAAGCCGAAATTACAGGAACAGACCTCTCGCCGGTGCAGCCAACAGAGGTGCCCGAGAACGTCGATTTCCTCATTGacgatgccaccgaggaagagTGGCTCTGGGACAAAAACCATTTCGACTTCATCCATACTGCTCACATGATTGGTGCAATGCCCTCATTTAAGAAACTCCTCCGACAAACCTACAAATACCTCAAGCCCGGGGCTTACATCGAATGCCAGGAGGTGGACCCCAAGCCAAAATGCGACGATAACACCATGCCTCCCGAAAACCCTGACGGCTACAGCGCCTTTGCTCTACATGACTGGTTCGATCTCAACATGCGCTCATGCCAGGATGCCGATCCGCCCCGGCAATTTCGAATAGCACACCGCATCGAGAAGTGGATGAAAGAAACGGGATTTGTGGATGTCCAGCAGCATGTCTACAAAGTGCCCACCAACCCTTGGCCCACCGACGATGGCATGAAACGGATCGGGTCCTGGAGTGAAAGTAACTGGCTCGAGGCTCTTTCGGGGTGGTCATACAAGCCATTTACTGCACTGGGCTGGTCGAAACCGGAAATCGAAGTCTTCCTTGTGGATGTGAGGAAGAGTATCCAGAACCGCAATGTGCACGCCTATATGGACTACTATGTGGTCACCGGACGAAAGCCTCTTTCAAACGAAACGCCCTCTCCAGCGTCCTCATCACGCTGA
- a CDS encoding uncharacterized protein (ID:PFLUO_002565-T1.cds;~source:funannotate) translates to MPGFDFSNYNRNAALHARGVPLPKATSTGTTIVGCIYDNGVVIAADTRATSGPIVADKNCEKLHYISPKIWCAGAGTAADTEFTTALISSNVELHSLSTGRDPRVITCMTMLKQHLFRYQGHIGAYLVVAGADPTGVSLFTVHAHGSTDKLPYVTMGSGSLAAMSVFETMWRPNLDREGAVALCSEAIKAGIFNDLGSGSNVDVCVISKDKPTELLRNYMRPNERGHKERNYRFPKGTTAWLNQKIISKEDMKNYVTIENLSGSDELATGEKMEVDS, encoded by the exons ATGCCGGGTTTCGACTTCTCCAATTACAACCGCAACGCGGCCCTTCACGCCAGGGGCGTCCCCCTCCCCAAAGCTACCAGCACCGGTACAACTATTGTTGGCTGTATTTACGATAATGGCGTTGTG ATTGCCGCAGATACCAGAGCTACCAGCGGTCCTATAGTAGCAGACAAG AACTGTGAGAAACTACACTACATCTCGCCGAAGATCTGGTGTGCTGGCGCCGGTACAGCTGCCGACACCGAATTCACCACCGCCCTCATCAGCTCCAACGTCGAATTGCACTCCCTATCGACGGGCCGCGATCCGCGCGTCATCACCTGCATGACCATGCTCAAGCAGCACCTGTTCCGGTACCAGGGTCACATCGGCGCTTACCTGGTGGTTGCTGGCGCGGACCCGACTGGCGTCAGTCTATTCACTGTGCACGCGCACGGCTCGACAGACAAGCTGCCGTACGTGACCATGGGCTCGGGCTCATTGGCGGCAATGTCGGTGTTCGAGACGATGTGGCGGCCCAACCTGGACCGCGAGGGGGCCGTCGCGCTCTGCtccgaggccatcaaggcgGGTATCTTCAACGACTTGGGGTCCGGCAGCAATGTCGACGTGTGCGTTATCTCGAAGGATAAGCCCACCGAGCTGCTGCGCAACTACATGAGGCCCAATGAGCGCGGTCACAAGGAGCGCAACTACCGCTTCCCCAAGGGCACCACCGCGTGGCTGaaccagaagatcatcagcAAGGAGGATATGAAGAATTATGTCACCATCGAAAACTTGTCGGGCAGTGACGAGCTGGCGACTGGGGAGAAGATGGAGGTGGATTCTTAG
- a CDS encoding uncharacterized protein (ID:PFLUO_002561-T1.cds;~source:funannotate) — MARHTPAGPGRSRATRGRGSSRKRDRDDDEELPDVYQEMLQEAEMRDPAQFSSDRPVKRRRAEEINAIPVDQEHTRAEDDDQPIQTIYDSSTANESDVEWEDVDISQHTASLPSTVPAAQDGEDTLQITFDQGSDKPKRTIQRRKPVSAAERKIRLDIHKVHILCLLGHVHLRNLWCNDRELQGFLFKMLPRNVKILLHPSEDKAQYLRSTTFMDGLNQAGDIFSRRFRVTKPGLKRAHWAESQDQLKQKLESIMSDAEVFLSKTDFISQAKTLEGSRDFGAQLFCALLRSAGVESRLVCSLQPLPFSGTVKDMTPVKTDRKYIVISSDDHETSTDELNRPGNPPTPSRARRIGQPQFTPSRPSQSFARSGPRPNLRESSFPVFWVEAFNEAVQKWFPIDPIVTKSLAKAVKFEPPASDPYNFLSYVVAFDDDASVVDVTQRYTKAYNAKTRKFRVESTRHGDRWWQKALIAYEKPFLLDRDEAEISELTSKSAAEPMPRNIQDFKDHPIYALERHLRRNEVIHPKRVIGHVGLSKTTSNSDHLDTVYRRSDVHVVRSADKWYRLGRDIKVGEQPLKRVPANRSRVGILSDEDDTEPEETALYAGFQTEIYKPPPVVQGKIPRNAYGNLDIYVPSMVPPGAVHIRRPEAARAARILGVDYADAVTGFDFRGRRGTAVLQGVIIATEYQEALNEVLRSMEDERLHAAFEARSAESLRLWRLFLAKLRIAERVKSYADDDARSEMSIDIEAEESGGGFIAEPGQQIDRRPLVLLGGNNMAQRAVSPIPETENGPAFASNKDNEFPGAGFIPGGPVDQDSTTAPATSTTSLPAGLQRNKGMRRPPPPRYQLVVVPNDSVNHSSNSNPGIIFDNLPTTPAATEPRYPEGSSEKAPITVNSSNENSKSASVEVTSKPASPVPQRQSPVSMEQDSDSEIEKGSLMSEDPEDEDAIPEWLV; from the exons ATGGCGCGTCATACCCCAGCCGGCCCCGGTCGGAGTAGGGCAACGCGTGGCCGTGGCTCTTCTCGAAAGCGTGACAgagatgacgatgaagagctcCCCGATGTCTACCAGGAGATGCTGCAGGAGGCAGAAATGCGAGATCCTGCCCAGTTTTCTTCTGACAGGCCGGTCAAAAGACGCAGGGCTGAAGAGATAAACGCCATACCTGTTGATCAAGAGCATACCCGCGCAGAAGACGACGATCAACCAATCCAGACCATCTATGACTCTTCTACCGCGAATGAATCAGATGTCGAATGGGAAGATGTTGACATCTCGCAACATACGGCCAGCTTGCCCAGTACAGtaccagcagctcaagaCGGCGAGGATACGCTGCAAATTACTTTCGATCAAGGTTCTGATAAGCCAAAGAGGACCATCCAGCGGCGAAAGCCAGTCTCTGCAGCCGAAAGGAAAATTCGATTGGATATTCATAAAGTTCATATTCTTTGCCTGCTAGGCCATGTCCATTTGCGCAATCTCTGGTGTAACGACCGAGAACTACAG GGATTTCTTTTCAAGATGCTTCCCAGGAATGTGAAGATTTTGCTGCACCCAAGCGAAGACAAAGCGCAGTACCTCAGGTCTACCACATTCATGGATGGGCTGAATCAAGCTGGCGATATCTTTAGTCGAAGGTTTCGAGTCACAAAGCCGGGTTTGAAGCGTGCTCATTGGGCCGAGAGTCAAGATCAGCTAAAGCAGAAATTG GAATCGATCATGTCCGACGCTGAGGTATTTCTGTCAAAAACAGACTTCATAAGTCAGGCCAAGACATTGGAGGGCTCTCGAGATTTCGGGGCTCAGTTGTTCTGTGCGCTCCTACGTTCGGCAGGCGTTGAGTCGAGACTTGTCTGCTCCCTCCAACCGCTGCCGTTCTCCGGCACTGTCAAGGATATGACGCCTGTCAAGACAGACCGAAAGTACATCGTGATATCTTCCGACGACCACGAAACGTCCACGGATGAGCTTAACCGCCCAGGCaatcctccaactccttctcgagctcgccGAATTGGACAGCCCCAGTTCACTCCGTCACGACCATCTCAGTCATTTGCACGCTCCG GTCCTCGCCCGAATCTTCGAGAGTCTTCGTTCCCTGTGTTCTGGGTGGAAGCGTTCAATGAAGCCGTGCAAAAGTGGTTCCCGATCGATCCTATCGTAACCAAGTCACTTGCAAAGGCTGTCAAATTCGAACCTCCTGCCAGTGATCCGTACAACTTCTTGAGCTACGTGGTTGCCTTTGATGACGACGCTTCTGTCGTAGATGTCACTCAACGATATACTAAGGCTTACAATGCGAAGACCCGCAAATTTCGGGTTGAATCTACCCGGCACGGAGACAGATGGTGGCAGAAAGCGCTGATTGCCTACGAGAAGCCGTTTTTGCTGGATCGAGACGAAGCCGAGATTAGTGAACTCACTTCCAAATCAGCTGCCGAGCCTATGCCACGTAACATTCAAGACTTCAAAGATCACCCAATCTATGCGCTCGAGAGACATCTTCGTCGAAACGAAGTCATTCACCCAAAACGTGTTATTGGGCATGTCGGTTTAAGCAAAACAACGTCGAACAGTGACCATTTGGACACCGTGTATCGCCGATCTGATGTGCATGTCGTGCGCAGTGCCGACAAGTGGTATCGCCTCGGACGGGATATCAAAGTGGGCGAACAGCCTCTCAAGCGTGTCCCTGCCAATCGAAGCAGGGTGGGGATTCTcagtgatgaggatgatACCGAGCCCGAAGAGACGGCTTTGTATGCCGGGTTCCAGACCGAGATCTACAAACCGCCGCCAGTTGTCCAAGGAAAAATCCCCAGGAATGCCTACGGAAACCTCGACATTTATGTTCCAAGTATGGTTCCGCCCGGTGCAGTTCATATCAGGCGACCGGAGGCGGCCCGGGCAGCCCGGATTCTTGGAGTTGACTATGCAGATGCGGTGACGGGGTTTGATTTCAGAGGACGTCGTGGGACAGCTGTTTTGCAAGGTGTGATCATTGCGACTGAATACCAGGAGGCTTTGAACGAAGTTCTGAGAAGCATGGAAGATGAACGACTGCATGCCGCGTTCGAAGCCAGATCCGCGGAATCACTTCGTCTCTGGCGACTATTTCTGGCAAAGCTCAGAATTGCAGAACGTGTAAAATCCTACGCAGATGATGATGCACGGTCAGAGATGAGCATTGATATTGAAGCAGAGGAATCAGGTGGGGGATTTATTGCCGAACCTGGTCAGCAGATCGACCGTCGCCCTTTGGTGCTCTTGGGAGGAAATAATATGGCCCAGCGTGCCGTTTCGCCCATTCCTGAGACCGAAAACGGTCCGGCTTTCGCTTCGAATAAAGACAACGAGTTTCCAGGAGCAGGGTTTATCCCTGGTGGACCTGTTGACCAAGACTCGACTACGGCGCCTGCTACCTCAACGACAAGCCTACCGGCTGGTCTTCAACGGAACAAGGGAATGCGACGCCCGCCCCCGCCACGCTATCAATTGGTCGTTGTTCCAAATGATAGTGTCAACCACAGTAGCAATTCGAATCCCGGCATCATATTTGACAATTTGCCCACAactccagcagcaacagaaCCTAGATACCCCGAAGGGTCGTCTGAAAAGGCTCCCATCACCGTGAATTCGTCAAACGAAAATTCAAAGTCTGCCAGTGTTGAAGTTACGTCCAAAccagcttctccagtgcCGCAACGCCAATCCCCCGTGTCAATGGAACAGGATTCCGAcagcgagatcgagaagggaTCGTTGATGTCAGAGGAtcccgaggatgaagatgccaTACCTGAGTGGCTTGTGTAA
- a CDS encoding uncharacterized protein (ID:PFLUO_002564-T1.cds;~source:funannotate) yields MSFGRHAYRHALKPPPAQILDHLWISDDLLAATFRRFVNGQRRHGSYVPGPLEARRRLAKRRNTVLASMGGGSADDLACLFGRNGREHMKWTDHPWQRAQLGPQENLAEYSLGTPEVPFPFYGQNPDTRESHAPDPQSSNSVGDGTATRSELLDQFLGKEKWGIEEARDFVRRMQIDLQREPRYSRQIFEKLRQRSDITEAITFLQDPFLNTFGSGNFLAAMEPFTQTKTKRSKQTAFFGTINWALELGLIPADELCLIVKTLPKTIIEGNNRLGDWYPKTLRKHYRAMWTAIGRCNVLGYHDLDPKVVDAWLGQLLKTRTFYFAEEIIIATHNPASDSRWASTLIKSWLEAMGPLGTDTGLRYPSNLLTQLDSDSAAKCLIQVTESLVSTKDKTHRNQLLERWRDCLLNVPNVSNIASSHVWLDLPDAYTEGLGEKLASSTSDLPAQHQIILRLWILRTLCQSIGAMYNQSTRITDMPIMLLFNLYETATTQSDGSFLSDLMRGIIDLELPYNSLLLLAVDLKLGKLVNKANRKTLELLETSQISLNDVWNNQIAYNGVRNIFYGAFEQMVRHIDLTSSASVEECLHLARAGDSESVWILTRLLDIHTPLKMSLHKAWLPIVDPGEKALVRYHPVPRSSHYPDPRAAVDFIHQLAIAFSCSEQLNPSRSFHLIRWLYAYLRKCGAPVYPSFVRAMYHAGVVRYRREGRSVVPTQYEYIMKAITKFEWPEFLEHPDAPSQIGLDCPASINAILTDKSKKAARKAAKPDTMSDRQWWRALNKWERQRS; encoded by the exons ATGTCGTTTGGTAGACATGCCTACCGGCATGCTCTAAAGCCACCACCTGCGCAGATTCTTGACCACCTGTGGATCAGTGATGATTTGCTCGCTGCGACCTTCCGTCGCTTCGTCAATGGTCAGCGACGACATGGCAGTTATGTTCCCGGGCCCCTCGAGGCACGAAGGCGCCTTGCGAAGCGGCGGAATACTGTTCTCGCGAGCATGGGCGGAGGATCAGCGGACGATCTTGCGTGTTTGTTTGGTCGCAACGGGAGGGAACATATGAAGTGGACGGACCATCCGTGGCAGAGAGCGCAATTGGGACCTCAAG AAAACCTTGCCGAATATTCACTGGGTACCCCCGAGGTTCCTTTCCCTTTTTACGGCCAAAATCCCGACACCCGCGAATCCCATGCGCCAGACCCTCAATCGTCGAATTCCGTTGGTGATGGCACAGCAACGCGCAGTGAGCTTCTGGATCAATTTTTGGGAAAAGAGAAGTGGGGGATTGAGGAAGCCAGAGATTTTGTACGTCGAATGCAAATTGATCTCCAGCGAGAGCCACGGTATAGCCGACAGATATTCGAGAAATTGCGCCAGCGTTCCGACATAACAGAGGCCATTACATTTCTGCAGGACCCATTCTTGAACACTTTTGGCTCTGGGAATTTCCTTGCGGCCATGGAGCCCTTCACTCAAACGAAAACGAAACGCTCTAAGCAAACTGCGTTTTTCGGCACGATTAACTGGGCTCTGGAGCTGGGGTTAATCCCAGCTGATGAACTCTGTCTCATCGTCAAGACTCTACCGAAAACTATCATCGAGGGGAACAACAGGCTGGGGGACTGGTATCCCAAGACGCTTCGAAAACACTACCGCGCAATGTGGACAGCAATCGGCCGATGCAATGTTCTTGGGTATCATGACCTGGACCCGAAAGTTGTGGATGCTTGGCTAGGACAACTCCTCAAGACGCGCACTTTTTACTTCGCCGAGGAAATAATCATTGCTACGCATAACCCCGCTTCAGATAGTCGCTGGGCTTCAACCTTGATCAAAAGCTGGCTGGAAGCCATGGGGCCGCTCGGTACAGATACAGGTCTACGGTATCCCAGCAACCTGCTCACCCAACTGGACTCAGACTCCGCGGCCAAGTGTCTCATTCAAGTGACCGAGTCCTTGGTGTCAACTAAGGACAAGACTCACAGGAATCAACTGCTCGAGCGGTGGAGGGATTGCTTGTTGAATGTGCCAAACGTTTCGAACATTGCGAGCTCACATGTCTGGCTGGATCTCCCCGATGCCTACACCGAAGGGCTTGGAGAGAAGCTGGCTTCCAGCACATCCGATCTACCGGCACAGCATCAAATCATCCTGCGCCTTTGGATTTTACGGACCTTATGTCAATCTATTGGGGCCATGTATAACCAAAGCACCCGAATCACAGACATGCCAATCATGTTGCTGTTCAACCTCTACGAGACCGCGACAACCCAAAGTGATGGATCTTTCCTCTCGGACTTGATGCGTGGAATTATCGATCTGGAGCTTCCTTACAATAGCCTCCTATTGCTGGCTGTCGATCTCAAGCTTGGAAAGCTGGTTAACAAAGCCAATCGCAAAaccctcgagctgctggaaacCTCACAGATCTCTTTGAATGATGTCTGGAATAACCAGATAGCGTACAACGGGGTCCGAAACATTTTCTACGGCGCCTTTGAACAAATGGTCCGCCACATAGATCTCACCAGTTCTGCGTCCGTGGAAGAGTGCCTGCATCTGGCGAGAGCAGGAGACTCGGAGAGTGTCTGGATCCTCACCCGGCTCCTCGACATACACACCCCGTTGAAAATGTCCCTCCACAAGGCTTGGCTGCCCATCGTCGATCCGGGAGAAAAAGCTCTCGTGCGCTACCATCCAGTGCCCCGCTCCAGCCATTACCCCGATCCGCGCGCTGCAGTGGACTTCATACATCAACTGGCTATTGCGTTTTCCTGCTCGGAGCAGCTGAATCCATCGCGCTCGTTCCACCTCATCCGCTGGCTGTACGCTTATCTGCGCAAGTGTGGTGCACCAGTGTATCCGTCGTTTGTGCGGGCTATGTATCATGCTGGCGTGGTGCGATATCGTCGAGAGGGACGGTCCGTTGTGCCCACACAGTATGAGTACATCATGAAAGCCATCACGAAGTTTGAATGGCCTGAGTTCCTTGAACATCCGGATGCGCCTTCTCAAATCGGACTTGACTGTCCGGCTTCTATCAATGCGATTCTCACTgacaagagcaagaaggctgCTCGCAAGGCCGCGAAGCCAGATACTATGTCCGACCGGCAATGGTGGCGCGCGCTTAATAAATGGGAAAGGCAGCGTAGTTAG
- a CDS encoding uncharacterized protein (ID:PFLUO_002562-T1.cds;~source:funannotate) gives MRGGTIKSIIGELLGRRDGIAHGKGGSMHMYAKSFYGGNGIVGANVPLGAGIAFAQQYNDTTNITMNLYGDGAANQGQVHEAFNMAKLWNLPVIFCCENNQYGMGTSAERASAMTEYYKRGQYIPGLRVDGMDVLAVLSAVRHGRDYVKAGNGPILYEYVTYRYAGHSMSDPGVAYRGREELKRERGNDPIINLKTKLVHWGIFTDDEAKTIDRDVRKMVKHEVEKAEQMPVPEPRLDALFKDIYVPGSEPLQRRGRTLEESWQ, from the exons ATGCGCGGGGGAACGATCAAATCCATCATCGGAGAGCTGCTGGGTCGGCGCGATGGCATCGCACATGGCAAAGGCGGGTCGATGCACATGTACGCCAAAAGCTTCTACGGAGGAAATGGCATTGTGGGTGCCAATGTGCCCCTGGGAGCTGGCATTGCATTTGCTCAGCAATACAACGACACGACCAATATCACCATGAACTTATATGGCGACGGAGCGGCAAATCAGGGTCAAGTACATGAGGCGTTCAATATGGCGAAGCTGTGGAACTTGCCTGTGATATTCTGCTGTGAAA ACAACCAATATGGAATGGGAACTTCCGCCGAAAGAGCCTCCGCCATGACTGAGTACTACAAGCGCGGCCAATACATACCTGGTCTTCGGGTAGACGGAATGGACGTACTGGCTGTCTTGTCGGCAGTCAGACACGGTCGTGACTATGTGAAGGCGGGCAATGGGCCCATTCTATACGAATATGTCACATATCGGTACGCTGGCCACTCTATGTCTGATCCGGGCGTGGCTTATCGGGGTCGCGAAGAGCTGAAGAGGGAACGGGGCAACGACCCAATTATCAACCTGAAGACGAAATTGGTTCATTGGGGTATCTTCACGGACGACGAGGCGAAGACTATTGATAGAGATGTACGAAAAATGGTCAAACACGAGGTCGAAAAAGCGGAGCAGATGCCTGTCCCGGAGCCTAGGCTTGATGCTTTGTTTAAGGATATCTATGTACCGGGCAGTGAGCCTCTGCAGAGGCGTGGAAGGACGCTCGAAGAGAGTTGGCAGTAG